In Salvelinus fontinalis isolate EN_2023a unplaced genomic scaffold, ASM2944872v1 scaffold_0511, whole genome shotgun sequence, the following proteins share a genomic window:
- the LOC129846380 gene encoding interleukin-17C-like has product MLLLCICSYMSFARLSSATRCFNQRGVDRRAARLIMSIHCFRTAVSDSFHLQRHCLKLHTGSLPSVQYNNRSLSPWRYRIDERENRIPSKIMVAECLYTGCIINKHEDMTYNSVPVLATFTVLQKTVCPDNPRHYLVTVNVVTIPVACTCVVPRQMI; this is encoded by the exons ATGTTACTTCTTTGCATCTGCAGTTACATGAGTTTTGCACGGCTGTCGTCTGCAACGAGATGTTTCAATCAGAGGGGGGTGGATCGGCGGGCTGCAAGGCTCATAATGAGCATCCACTGCTTTAGGACGGCTGTGTCTGACAGCTTCCACCTGCAACGGCACTGCCTCAAACTCCACACTGGGTCTCTGCCATCGGTGCAATACAAcaaccgctctctctccccctggcgGTACAG AATCgacgagagagagaacaggattcCCTCTAAAATCATGGTGGCTGAGTGTCTGTATACGGGCTGCATCATCAACAAGCACGAGGACATGACATATAACTCTGTCCCCGTGTTGGCCACTTTCACCGTGCTCCAGAAGACTGTATGCCCTGACAACCCTCGACACTACCTGGTGACAGTAAACGTTGTTACCATCCCTGTGGCATGCACATGTGTTGTACCCAGACAGATGATTTAA
- the LOC129846378 gene encoding beta-1,3-galactosyltransferase 1-like, protein MVEDGTKNGGRSQEMAEGGRYCCWSGGRCRFLILLVTVAAILFFTNHRSAECVPRWWAEYHGRSVNTSREVVSLNSTDFTIDAHETASANSTDRQTSLIHSTQQAIKLNTTHNETSSVTSALTITDLITEVKAVRSTPPPYVSPGPYHVEYPSEYIFILDEPEKCREQNPFLVLMVPVAPYNRDAREAVRSTWGSERQVLGKEVRLFFLLGLPSGEETEQLQEKVLQESKEHQDLLQSDFIDGYKNLTIKTMVMMEWLSSRCPNASYAMKIDSDMFLNVNTLVNMLLHAPKQNYQTGLVARRGAVLRDRNSKWYLPKKVFPELVYPPYALGLGYVFTLDLPRKLVEASRHVKAIYIEDVYLGLCMRHLGIRPTNPPNGNLFQVSPVAYDRCTYSRLIATTTYSITDQVNAWTDLHKPGPPC, encoded by the exons ATGGTGGAAGATGGCACTAAGAATGGAGGAAGAAG tcAGGAGATGGCGGAAGGTGGGAGATACTGCTGCTGGTCCGGTGGTCGCTGCCGTTTCCTCATCCTGCTCGTCACAGTGGCGGCCATCTTGTTCTTCACCAACCACCGGTCAGCAGAGTGTGTCCCAAGATGGTGGGCGGAATACCATGGTCGTTCAGTCAACACCAGTAGGGAAGTAGTTTCTCTAAACTCCACTGATTTTACCATAGACGCTCATGAAACTGCATCTGCCAATTCAACAGATCGTCAGACTTCACTTATCCACTCTACTCAGCAGGCCATCAAACTCAACACAACACATAATGAAACTAGTTCCGTCACGTCTGCACTGACCATCACTGATCTGATCACAGAGGTCAAGGCAGTTCGGTCCACTCCTCCTCCGTATGTGTCCCCAGGACCGTACCATGTAGAATACCCATCAGAGTACATCTTCATCCTGGATGAGCCAGAGAAATGCCGGGAGCAGAACCCCTTCCTAGTTCTGATGGTGCCAGTGGCGCCCTATAACAGGGACGCTCGGGAGGCCGTCCGCAGTACTTGGGGCAGTGAGAGGCAGGTACTGGGCAAAGAGGTCCGTCTGTTCTTCCTGCTGGGACTGCCcagtggagaggagacagagcagcTCCAGGAGAAGGTGCTGCAGGAGAGCAAAGAGCACCAGGATCTGCTGCAGAGCGACTTCATAGACGGCTACAAAAACCTGACCATCAAGACCATGGTGATGATGGAGTGGCTGAGCTCTCGCTGCCCCAACGCCTCCTACGCCATGAAGATCGACTCAGACATGTTCCTCAACGTGAACACCTTGGTCAACATGCTGCTTCACGCTCCAAAACAGAACTACCAGACTGGACTAGTGGCCCGACGGGGCGCCGTTCTAAGAGACCGTAACTCCAAATGGTATCTTCCAAAGAAGGTGTTTCCTGAACTGGTATATCCACCTTATGCTCTGGGCCTGGGCTATGTCTTCACCTTAGACCTCCCCAGGAAGCTGGTGGAGGCGTCCAGGCATGTTAAAGCCATCTACATAGAGGATGTGTATCTGGGACTGTGTATGAGACACCTGGGTATCCGGCCTACTAATCCCCCCAATGGAAACCTCTTCCAGGTTTCCCCTGTGGCTTATGACCGCTGCACCTACTCGCGGCTGATAGCCACCACCACATACAGTATCACTGACCAGGTCAATGCATGGACAGACCTACACAAACCTGGTCCTCCCTGCTGA